From the Bacillus sp. 2205SS5-2 genome, one window contains:
- a CDS encoding S1C family serine protease, with the protein MGYYDEQDESRTHYKKRSHKGGYFLASLVGLVLGALLVVVALPKLVDYDVLSNVSISEDSESITENGTSATKNISVDVTTNVTDAVEKAGDTVVGISNIQAGGFWSSEAQEAGTGSGVIYKKAGDLAYIVTNYHVIQGADQLEVTLADGSKVPATLRGGDSLTDLAVLEIEGTKVNDIAEFGDSSALKAGEPVIAIGNPLGLQFSGSVTQGIVSGVERTIPVDVDQNGTIDWHAEVLQTDAAINPGNSGGALVNISGQLVGINSMKIAQSAVEGIGLAIPINYAQPVIEDLEKFGKIRRPAMGVALRNVNEISAYHQAETLKLPEDVIDGVLIEKVTPNSPAAQAGLEELDVITELDGVKIKDMIELRKHLYNEKEIGDTLEVTFYRGGETQTITMTLTDTSRL; encoded by the coding sequence TTGGGTTATTATGATGAACAAGATGAAAGTCGCACTCATTATAAAAAGAGAAGTCATAAAGGCGGATACTTTCTCGCAAGCTTAGTAGGACTGGTATTAGGGGCATTATTAGTAGTTGTGGCTCTTCCTAAACTAGTTGACTATGATGTGCTTTCGAATGTTTCCATATCAGAGGATTCAGAGTCAATCACAGAAAATGGGACGAGTGCAACGAAAAATATATCGGTTGACGTGACGACAAATGTAACCGATGCTGTTGAAAAAGCAGGGGATACCGTTGTTGGCATCTCAAACATTCAAGCAGGTGGTTTTTGGTCTAGCGAAGCACAAGAAGCAGGAACGGGTTCGGGTGTAATCTATAAAAAAGCAGGGGATCTCGCTTATATTGTGACGAATTATCATGTAATTCAAGGGGCGGATCAGCTCGAGGTCACCTTGGCCGATGGATCAAAAGTACCGGCTACCCTTCGTGGTGGCGATTCATTAACAGATTTAGCCGTGTTGGAGATTGAAGGAACAAAAGTCAATGATATTGCTGAATTTGGTGATTCTTCTGCACTTAAAGCGGGAGAGCCTGTAATCGCGATTGGGAACCCCTTAGGCTTACAATTTTCAGGATCTGTCACCCAAGGAATTGTCTCCGGTGTAGAAAGAACAATTCCTGTCGATGTCGACCAAAACGGAACGATTGATTGGCACGCAGAAGTCCTACAAACCGATGCAGCAATCAATCCAGGAAACAGCGGCGGTGCCTTAGTTAATATTTCGGGGCAACTTGTGGGGATTAACTCGATGAAAATCGCCCAATCGGCTGTAGAAGGTATTGGACTGGCGATTCCAATAAATTATGCGCAACCGGTCATAGAGGACTTAGAGAAATTCGGAAAAATCCGTCGTCCGGCTATGGGAGTAGCGTTAAGAAACGTGAATGAAATTTCTGCTTATCACCAAGCGGAAACATTAAAATTACCAGAAGACGTGATCGATGGTGTGTTAATTGAGAAAGTGACGCCAAACTCCCCCGCAGCTCAAGCAGGCTTAGAAGAACTAGATGTGATCACAGAGCTTGATGGGGTGAAAATTAAAGACATGATTGAATTACGAAAGCACCTTTATAATGAAAAAGAAATAGGTGATACGTTGGAGGTAACCTTCTACAGAGGGGGAGAAACTCAAACCATTACGATGACGTTAACGGATACTTCAAGATTATAG
- a CDS encoding MBL fold metallo-hydrolase has translation MNMQFSVLASGSTGNATFVEAGGKSFLIDAGFSGKQMENLFQQVDRKIEDLSGIFVTHEHSDHIKGIGVLARKYKLPIFANEQTWKAMERLVGEIATEQKFIFDMESVKSFGSVDIESFGVSHDAAEPMFYIFHHEGKKFVVVTDTGYVSDRMKGIISNADVYVFESNHDVDMLRMGRYPWSVKRRILSDVGHVSNEDAAVAMSEVVGENTKRIYLAHLSADNNMKDLARMSVEQTLLSRGHVVGEQFALYDTDPKKACELTLV, from the coding sequence ATGAACATGCAATTTAGTGTCTTAGCGAGCGGCAGTACGGGAAATGCTACATTTGTCGAAGCCGGTGGAAAATCCTTTCTTATTGATGCCGGCTTTAGTGGAAAGCAAATGGAGAACCTTTTTCAACAAGTCGACCGGAAAATAGAAGATTTATCGGGAATATTTGTTACACATGAGCATAGTGACCATATAAAAGGAATCGGTGTTCTGGCACGTAAATATAAACTACCGATTTTTGCAAACGAACAAACATGGAAAGCTATGGAACGTCTCGTAGGAGAAATAGCTACGGAGCAGAAATTCATTTTTGATATGGAAAGTGTGAAATCATTTGGGAGTGTCGATATCGAATCGTTTGGTGTCTCCCATGATGCAGCCGAACCGATGTTTTATATTTTTCATCACGAAGGCAAGAAGTTCGTCGTCGTCACGGATACCGGTTATGTAAGCGATCGAATGAAAGGCATCATTTCAAATGCCGATGTGTATGTCTTTGAAAGTAACCATGATGTCGATATGCTCAGAATGGGAAGGTATCCATGGAGTGTGAAGCGACGGATTCTTTCGGACGTGGGACATGTGTCAAATGAAGATGCAGCCGTTGCGATGAGCGAAGTCGTTGGCGAAAATACGAAAAGAATCTATCTGGCACATTTAAGTGCGGACAACAATATGAAGGATCTAGCGAGAATGAGTGTAGAACAAACACTCTTAAGCCGTGGGCATGTGGTTGGAGAACAATTTGCGTTGTATGATACAGATCCGAAAAAAGCCTGTGAGCTTACACTAGTTTAG
- a CDS encoding two-component system regulatory protein YycI: MDWNRTKTIFIIVFTVLNIFLITLLAKKLNAQYENLHDPTIEEQLAVDNITYGSLDKLVKKEPRISAKTKKFLEEDLIQLEMQEISLINNNTKIKSILKEPYSLGEEFNRTKMIEVINQYIFNGNIYRFGYYDETNKIITYFQVYNNKPLYKNRYGHIDFYLNDDFEVVSYEQTMLTSIESYTEEEDILPAIDIIEVLRSKGKLRPDSEIVDMEIGYHTLVQLTESQVLTPTWHFVVEHESVGVEHLYVNAIEGTVLDLNSNEEKVE; this comes from the coding sequence ATGGATTGGAATAGGACGAAAACTATTTTTATCATTGTATTTACGGTATTAAATATTTTTCTCATTACACTCTTAGCCAAAAAACTAAATGCACAATATGAAAACCTGCATGACCCTACGATTGAAGAGCAATTAGCCGTTGATAATATCACCTATGGTAGTTTGGATAAATTGGTTAAAAAAGAGCCTCGTATTTCGGCTAAAACAAAAAAATTTTTGGAAGAAGATTTGATTCAGCTAGAAATGCAAGAAATCAGTCTCATTAATAATAATACGAAAATAAAGTCGATTCTTAAGGAGCCGTACTCCCTAGGGGAAGAATTTAATAGGACTAAAATGATTGAGGTTATTAATCAATATATCTTTAATGGCAATATCTATCGATTTGGTTATTACGATGAGACGAATAAAATAATTACCTATTTTCAGGTGTACAACAATAAGCCACTCTATAAAAATCGTTACGGTCATATTGATTTTTATCTGAATGACGACTTTGAAGTGGTATCTTATGAGCAAACGATGCTTACTTCCATAGAATCTTATACGGAGGAAGAGGATATTTTGCCTGCAATTGATATTATTGAAGTATTGCGATCGAAAGGAAAATTGCGTCCTGATAGTGAGATTGTTGATATGGAAATTGGCTATCATACGCTCGTTCAATTGACTGAATCTCAAGTACTTACGCCAACCTGGCATTTCGTTGTTGAGCATGAAAGTGTAGGAGTCGAACATTTGTATGTCAATGCGATTGAAGGTACTGTGCTAGATTTAAACAGCAATGAAGAGAAAGTGGAGTGA
- a CDS encoding YycH family regulatory protein, producing MKYETVKSTVLTILVVMSLGLTYTIWTYQPTYQPIESNDTFNISIEAQKDYNTLIKPFKLLYHKRNATYGSVEEEELDKVLNELKKWNLYDVRNVSEQYNTNAFLERIHGNDKIEVIFPDLVPSEIYKNVLKFEDTEFQSFDFDRIVIDMSKSDLDTANVYFVDYSNQTLYEARFNSDVLADFDQNVVRYAFGNDRYDFEVINGERRIYFPVNVSELPIQKYLYDEIDPENFKNALFTDPNNVKKDLLFQGEEFSNGTSFMEVMYVSNMLRYVNPSQETNGLLFSSDLVEKSINFINVHGGWTDDFRYFQINPSSRRIVYRLFHQGYPVFNENNMAEMTQRWGIEDIYIYDRPYFEINLRVDLGSEPVQLVSGESAIAFLQDSKNIDDKELQDLMIGYHLYKDPDSPSTSNVIILEPSWYYQYKGIWYRLSIEELGGRANGLE from the coding sequence ATGAAGTATGAAACTGTAAAATCAACCGTATTGACGATACTAGTAGTCATGAGTCTGGGTTTAACGTATACAATTTGGACCTATCAGCCTACGTATCAGCCTATTGAAAGCAATGATACCTTTAATATTTCTATTGAAGCTCAAAAAGACTATAACACTTTGATTAAGCCATTTAAGCTTTTGTATCATAAGCGAAATGCAACTTACGGATCTGTCGAAGAAGAAGAACTCGATAAAGTACTTAATGAATTAAAAAAGTGGAATTTATATGATGTTCGAAATGTGAGTGAACAATATAACACGAATGCGTTTTTAGAAAGAATTCATGGTAATGATAAAATTGAGGTTATATTTCCAGATCTTGTTCCATCAGAAATATACAAGAATGTGCTAAAGTTTGAGGATACTGAGTTTCAATCCTTTGATTTTGATCGCATTGTCATTGATATGTCAAAGAGTGATCTTGATACGGCAAATGTATATTTTGTTGATTATAGTAATCAAACACTGTATGAGGCTCGTTTTAATTCAGATGTATTAGCGGATTTTGATCAGAATGTCGTACGGTATGCATTTGGTAATGATCGTTATGACTTTGAAGTAATAAATGGTGAGCGACGAATCTATTTTCCGGTAAATGTTTCGGAACTACCGATTCAGAAGTATTTATACGATGAAATTGATCCGGAAAATTTTAAGAACGCGCTTTTTACGGATCCTAATAATGTTAAAAAGGATTTACTTTTTCAAGGGGAAGAGTTTTCGAATGGAACAAGCTTTATGGAAGTGATGTACGTATCTAATATGCTTCGCTACGTGAATCCTAGTCAAGAAACCAATGGATTACTATTTAGTAGTGATCTTGTAGAGAAATCGATTAATTTTATCAATGTTCATGGTGGTTGGACAGATGATTTTCGCTATTTTCAGATTAATCCGAGTAGTAGACGAATAGTCTATCGATTATTTCATCAAGGTTACCCAGTATTTAACGAAAATAATATGGCTGAAATGACGCAGCGATGGGGTATAGAGGATATTTATATTTACGACCGACCTTATTTTGAGATTAATTTACGCGTGGATCTTGGATCAGAACCGGTTCAACTAGTCTCTGGAGAAAGTGCTATAGCTTTTTTACAAGATAGTAAAAATATCGATGACAAAGAATTGCAAGATTTGATGATTGGTTATCATTTGTATAAAGATCCAGACAGCCCTTCGACGTCGAATGTCATTATTCTAGAGCCATCTTGGTACTATCAATACAAGGGTATATGGTATCGGCTATCGATTGAAGAATTAGGAGGAAGGGCAAATGGATTGGAATAG
- the walK gene encoding cell wall metabolism sensor histidine kinase WalK, with the protein MNKVGFFRSIQLKFVLIYVLLIFLALQIISVYFVQELEDNLLTNFKTSITERVNYLEFTIREEMLKSREEDSPSLEQDLRAVLDDFADAGDISEIRIVDNGKRIIAASNQEVEGFRMTDDEVSRTLAIEKEVDIFKIDRQNGDRLLVYTSPIFADQEMIGVIYLIAKVETVYKQMSQINEILATGTAISLVVTAIIGVFLAQTITKPISDMKKQAQAMTKGNFSRKVKVYGNDEIGQLATTFNSLTKRLQEAQATTEGERRKLSSVLSYMTDGVIATDRKGRVILINDPAAELLSVSREAVLSQSIVALLGLDERYTFDGLLNEQDSVILDYSTEEHPYILRANFSVIQKETGFVNGLITVLHDITEQEKIDMERREFVANVSHELRTPLTTMRSYLEALAEGAWRDTEIAPRFLDVTQTETERMIRLVNDLLQLSKLDSRDYRINQDWINFVEFFDRIIDRFELSKEQNVVFIRELPSEKIFVEIDPDKLTQVIDNIISNALKYSPEGGTVTFKVKKEDSQIRISVSDEGLGIPKDNVEKVFERFYRVDKARSRQMGGTGLGLAIAKEMILAHGGNIWATSKEGKGTKIYFTLPYADVQEDDWI; encoded by the coding sequence ATGAACAAAGTTGGTTTTTTTCGTTCTATTCAATTAAAGTTTGTTCTTATATATGTATTATTAATTTTCTTAGCCTTGCAAATTATTAGCGTGTATTTTGTACAGGAGTTAGAAGATAACCTACTGACCAATTTTAAAACATCGATTACGGAACGTGTTAATTATCTTGAATTTACGATTCGGGAAGAGATGTTAAAATCGAGGGAAGAAGATTCACCATCGTTAGAACAAGATCTTCGTGCGGTACTAGACGATTTTGCTGATGCTGGAGATATCTCAGAAATTCGAATTGTGGATAATGGTAAGCGAATTATCGCAGCGTCAAACCAGGAAGTTGAGGGTTTCCGGATGACAGATGATGAGGTCAGTCGGACGCTTGCCATTGAAAAAGAAGTCGACATTTTTAAAATTGATAGACAAAATGGAGACCGCCTTCTAGTTTACACCTCCCCCATTTTTGCCGACCAAGAAATGATTGGTGTGATCTACTTAATTGCTAAGGTTGAAACGGTATATAAGCAAATGAGTCAAATCAATGAAATTCTTGCAACAGGAACAGCGATTTCACTAGTTGTGACGGCGATTATTGGTGTCTTTCTTGCTCAAACGATTACAAAGCCTATCTCGGATATGAAGAAGCAGGCGCAAGCGATGACAAAAGGGAATTTTTCTCGAAAAGTAAAAGTGTATGGAAATGATGAAATCGGACAGTTAGCGACTACGTTTAATAGTTTAACGAAACGACTCCAAGAGGCACAAGCCACCACTGAAGGGGAAAGAAGAAAGCTATCTTCAGTTCTTTCTTATATGACGGATGGTGTGATTGCAACTGATAGAAAAGGTCGAGTTATTTTAATCAATGATCCTGCGGCAGAACTGTTAAGTGTTTCGCGTGAAGCCGTTTTATCGCAGTCGATTGTGGCATTATTAGGGCTAGATGAACGATATACATTTGATGGTTTATTAAATGAACAAGATTCGGTGATTTTAGATTATAGTACGGAGGAACATCCGTACATCCTGCGAGCTAATTTTTCCGTTATTCAAAAGGAAACAGGATTTGTTAATGGGTTGATTACCGTTCTCCATGATATTACTGAACAAGAAAAAATCGATATGGAGCGCAGAGAATTCGTTGCCAATGTTTCTCATGAGCTAAGAACGCCACTTACGACTATGCGAAGTTATCTAGAGGCATTAGCTGAGGGAGCATGGAGAGACACAGAGATTGCGCCGCGATTTCTAGACGTCACCCAAACTGAAACCGAGAGAATGATTAGATTAGTCAATGACCTGTTACAATTATCCAAATTAGACAGTCGTGATTACCGAATAAATCAAGATTGGATAAATTTTGTGGAGTTTTTCGATCGTATTATTGATCGTTTTGAATTGTCGAAAGAACAGAATGTCGTCTTTATTCGTGAGTTACCATCTGAAAAAATATTTGTAGAAATTGATCCAGATAAGTTGACTCAGGTAATTGATAATATTATTTCTAATGCTTTGAAGTATTCTCCTGAGGGTGGGACTGTCACATTTAAAGTCAAAAAAGAAGACAGTCAAATTCGGATTAGCGTGTCAGATGAAGGACTAGGCATTCCAAAAGATAACGTAGAAAAAGTATTTGAACGTTTCTACCGAGTAGATAAGGCACGATCTCGTCAAATGGGTGGAACGGGTTTAGGATTAGCCATTGCGAAAGAAATGATTTTGGCGCACGGAGGTAATATTTGGGCGACAAGTAAAGAAGGAAAAGGAACAAAGATTTACTTCACCCTTCCGTATGCCGACGTGCAAGAGGATGACTGGATATGA
- the yycF gene encoding response regulator YycF, protein MDKKILVVDDEKPIADILQFNLQKEGYEVHCAYDGDEAVTMVEEIKPDLILLDIMLPNRDGMEVCREVRKKNDMPIIMLTAKDSEIDKVLGLELGADDYVTKPFSTRELIARVKANLRRHQRLAEQQIEEEKGNEIAVGSLIIHPDAYVVSKRGETIELTHREFELLHYLAKHIGQVMTREHLLQTVWGYDYYGDVRTVDVTVRRLREKIEDNPSHPMWIVTRRGVGYYLRNPEQE, encoded by the coding sequence ATGGATAAGAAAATATTAGTTGTAGATGACGAAAAGCCAATTGCAGATATTCTTCAATTTAATCTTCAAAAAGAAGGTTATGAGGTCCACTGTGCTTATGACGGGGATGAAGCCGTCACGATGGTAGAAGAAATAAAGCCAGACCTGATCTTATTAGATATTATGCTTCCAAACCGTGATGGTATGGAGGTTTGTCGAGAAGTTCGGAAAAAAAATGATATGCCGATTATTATGCTAACGGCTAAAGACTCTGAAATTGATAAAGTGTTGGGGCTCGAACTTGGAGCCGATGATTATGTAACAAAACCTTTTAGTACAAGGGAATTAATTGCTAGGGTTAAAGCGAATTTGCGACGCCATCAACGTCTTGCTGAGCAACAAATAGAAGAAGAAAAAGGGAATGAAATTGCCGTAGGATCGTTAATTATTCATCCAGATGCCTATGTTGTTTCAAAACGGGGCGAGACGATTGAACTGACTCATAGAGAATTTGAATTGCTTCATTATTTAGCGAAACATATTGGCCAGGTGATGACTCGAGAGCATTTACTACAAACCGTATGGGGATATGATTATTACGGCGATGTTCGTACAGTCGATGTAACCGTTCGTCGATTACGCGAAAAAATAGAAGACAATCCAAGTCATCCAATGTGGATTGTCACTAGAAGAGGAGTAGGCTATTATTTACGCAACCCAGAACAGGAGTAG
- a CDS encoding M23 family metallopeptidase, whose amino-acid sequence MWKEKISIMNAKLSKLNTSLVKKSIITALAVSTLTFHSVAATNGNSSTFETVYHVYFSDQYLGVVSDQSMAEELIDTKMEEQAKKYDVETVKIAEELTYIPEQVFTKNINNASVLRKISESIVIQSEAIGIQIDEKTVAYVESSEEADQVLKNIKLLYVSEDELSQWEQESQSSSPLPELTEDETRIIDISFSKKVTHTETNIDPAKILSVEEAVAFLTKGTLEEKKYQVQAGDVLGSIANEHDLSTAELLSINPDLTEDSVLQLDDTINVTVHQPFISLAITKEMKNIETIPYEKEVIEDESMWKGDTKVKQEGKDGEKSVTYGVTSINGIQTAKEITKEQIVSEPVDYIVIKGTKVVPSRGSGNFVWPTNGGYVSSHMGPRWGSVHKGMDIARPSNLTIKTVDNGVVTSAGWDSGGYGNKVVVDHQNGFVTVYAHLSAIHVSSGQTVAQGSSLGLMGATGQSTGVHLHIEVYKNGVLVNPKDYL is encoded by the coding sequence ATGTGGAAAGAGAAAATCTCGATCATGAACGCCAAATTATCCAAACTAAATACAAGTCTCGTAAAAAAATCAATTATTACTGCATTAGCAGTATCTACTTTGACGTTTCATTCAGTAGCTGCAACAAATGGTAATTCTTCTACTTTTGAAACGGTCTACCACGTCTACTTCAGTGATCAATATTTAGGTGTTGTATCTGATCAATCGATGGCTGAAGAGTTGATTGATACTAAAATGGAAGAGCAAGCTAAAAAGTATGATGTTGAAACGGTAAAAATAGCAGAAGAATTAACATACATACCTGAACAAGTGTTTACGAAAAATATAAATAATGCTTCTGTCTTACGAAAAATTTCAGAATCAATTGTGATTCAATCAGAGGCTATTGGTATTCAAATTGATGAGAAAACGGTTGCCTACGTTGAAAGTAGTGAAGAAGCTGACCAAGTCTTAAAAAACATTAAATTGCTTTATGTGTCAGAAGATGAACTAAGTCAATGGGAGCAAGAATCTCAATCTTCTTCTCCTCTACCCGAATTAACGGAAGATGAAACAAGAATTATCGATATTTCTTTTAGTAAAAAAGTTACACACACTGAAACAAACATTGATCCTGCTAAAATTCTATCTGTAGAAGAAGCAGTTGCGTTTCTAACAAAAGGAACGTTAGAAGAGAAAAAGTATCAAGTTCAAGCGGGAGATGTTCTTGGTTCGATTGCAAATGAACATGATCTTTCAACTGCGGAATTACTATCTATAAATCCAGATCTCACAGAGGATTCGGTTTTACAGCTAGATGATACTATAAATGTTACGGTTCATCAGCCGTTTATTTCATTAGCCATAACGAAGGAAATGAAAAACATTGAAACCATTCCATATGAAAAAGAAGTAATAGAAGATGAATCGATGTGGAAAGGCGACACGAAAGTGAAACAAGAAGGAAAAGATGGAGAGAAATCGGTCACTTACGGAGTGACCAGTATTAACGGAATCCAAACGGCAAAGGAAATAACCAAGGAGCAAATAGTGTCAGAGCCTGTTGATTATATTGTCATCAAAGGAACAAAGGTTGTTCCTTCGCGAGGATCTGGAAATTTTGTATGGCCGACAAACGGTGGCTATGTTTCTAGTCATATGGGACCACGATGGGGATCAGTACACAAGGGCATGGACATTGCGAGACCGAGTAATTTAACGATTAAAACGGTTGATAACGGGGTTGTCACGTCTGCTGGATGGGATAGTGGCGGCTACGGTAACAAAGTAGTTGTAGATCATCAAAATGGATTTGTGACAGTGTATGCTCACCTAAGTGCGATACATGTTTCTTCAGGTCAAACTGTTGCTCAAGGGTCTTCTCTTGGTTTAATGGGAGCCACAGGTCAATCAACTGGTGTTCATCTTCATATTGAAGTATATAAAAATGGTGTGTTAGTCAACCCGAAAGACTATCTATAA
- a CDS encoding DNA topology modulation protein FlaR, whose amino-acid sequence MRKQKIHIIGSVGSGKTTLAKTLASTLGTPYYELDNMVWKRSKIGGDIRNTERERDQQLNEIVATDEWIVEGAHHDWVKPSLDRADRIIFLNVHVTIRVFRIIKRFVKQILRLEKANYHPSFQMLVKMFKWTIDFEKERKKEVEKLIYQYEDKVIVLKDNRGKELDKISS is encoded by the coding sequence TTGAGAAAGCAAAAGATTCATATTATCGGGTCAGTAGGTAGTGGGAAAACGACTTTGGCAAAAACACTTGCTTCTACGCTCGGGACTCCTTATTATGAGTTAGATAATATGGTTTGGAAAAGAAGTAAAATTGGTGGTGATATTCGAAATACAGAAAGAGAAAGAGATCAACAGTTAAATGAAATTGTTGCAACGGACGAATGGATTGTAGAAGGAGCTCACCACGATTGGGTTAAACCAAGCCTTGATCGTGCCGATCGAATCATATTTTTAAATGTCCACGTAACTATAAGAGTGTTTCGTATTATCAAACGGTTTGTGAAGCAAATTCTTCGTTTAGAAAAGGCTAATTACCACCCCTCCTTCCAAATGCTTGTGAAGATGTTCAAGTGGACGATTGATTTTGAAAAGGAAAGAAAAAAAGAAGTGGAAAAATTAATATATCAATATGAAGATAAGGTGATTGTACTAAAAGATAATCGAGGCAAAGAGTTAGATAAAATAAGTAGTTAA
- a CDS encoding DUF350 domain-containing protein — MTYISFEAFLNFLAHLGTGFGLILLGLLVFSFTTSFSERQLIKEGNLAVALKLWGKTIGLAIIIYTVWAGSVNLLDAFIWGIIGIIAQVVAYYIIEYLLTPKTHLAKKVEEGNIAVGFSLFAAGIVVGIIVAASLTY, encoded by the coding sequence ATGACCTATATTTCATTTGAAGCATTTTTAAACTTTTTAGCCCATCTTGGAACAGGATTTGGCCTTATTTTATTAGGTCTACTAGTCTTTTCATTTACAACAAGCTTTTCAGAAAGACAGCTGATAAAAGAGGGGAATCTTGCTGTTGCTTTAAAATTATGGGGGAAAACAATTGGACTTGCGATTATCATTTATACTGTTTGGGCAGGAAGTGTGAATCTTTTAGATGCGTTTATTTGGGGGATAATTGGGATTATTGCTCAAGTAGTTGCGTATTATATCATTGAATATCTCCTAACCCCTAAAACACATTTAGCAAAAAAAGTAGAAGAAGGAAATATTGCTGTCGGATTTAGTTTATTTGCTGCCGGAATCGTCGTAGGAATTATTGTTGCGGCAAGCTTAACGTATTAA
- a CDS encoding glutathionylspermidine synthase family protein yields the protein MVSERTKFFLTIPDFWPDLFGEEYSLLDIKLETEERIRQIRTASKRVGQIYRKTLPLLQNMEDDSLLQLGIPEEAIPYVRLNTSQLMTLIGRMDFVVTENDIKLLEFNTDTPTFMKETFHVNGRVSAYFKERDANEGLEQLLMKSLQRGILEACQRTETLSPIIVFTSHEDHPEDYYTTKYLQELCDLPSHFIPLSKLKVLAEDIVDNGKLVLKRGAYTPDGERIDVLYRPTYPIEHLIDDREVTTKERVGVKLLRLVEEEMLILLNPPSAFLLQSKAVQAVIWGLHQEKQAFFSLEEHGWIQDYFLPTYLEEEPFLVKKEQFVRKPAFGREGDSIVIFNENGKKVVEDKQKTYTSALSVFQKFANLPQYTIQTAKGKKKVHLLYGCFYVHNMPMAIGIRAGGLITDNHSYFLPIGIQDERRLT from the coding sequence GTGGTTAGCGAAAGAACAAAATTTTTTTTAACCATTCCAGATTTTTGGCCGGATTTATTTGGTGAAGAATACTCCTTATTAGATATCAAGCTAGAGACAGAGGAGCGGATACGACAAATCCGTACTGCGTCCAAAAGAGTGGGACAGATTTATCGAAAAACCCTTCCTTTACTACAGAATATGGAGGACGATTCCCTTCTTCAACTAGGTATACCAGAGGAAGCGATCCCCTATGTCCGTTTGAACACAAGTCAGTTAATGACCTTAATTGGAAGAATGGATTTTGTTGTTACAGAGAATGATATCAAGCTACTAGAATTTAATACGGATACCCCCACTTTTATGAAAGAAACCTTTCATGTAAATGGACGTGTCTCTGCTTATTTTAAGGAAAGAGATGCAAATGAGGGATTAGAACAGTTACTTATGAAATCTCTGCAAAGGGGAATATTGGAGGCTTGTCAACGGACGGAAACTCTCTCTCCCATAATTGTTTTTACTTCTCATGAGGATCATCCTGAAGATTATTACACAACGAAATACTTACAAGAATTATGTGACCTTCCTTCTCACTTTATTCCCCTCTCTAAGTTAAAAGTCTTAGCTGAGGATATTGTCGACAATGGCAAATTGGTTTTAAAGAGAGGAGCATATACGCCAGATGGCGAGCGGATTGATGTCTTATATCGACCAACGTATCCAATTGAGCATCTGATAGACGACCGAGAAGTAACAACAAAAGAAAGGGTAGGTGTTAAACTTCTACGTTTAGTGGAAGAAGAAATGCTTATCCTATTAAATCCGCCCTCTGCCTTTCTCTTGCAATCAAAAGCTGTTCAAGCTGTGATTTGGGGACTTCATCAAGAAAAACAAGCTTTTTTTTCATTGGAAGAACACGGTTGGATTCAGGACTATTTTTTGCCAACTTATTTAGAGGAAGAACCTTTTTTAGTGAAAAAAGAACAATTCGTGCGCAAACCCGCTTTCGGAAGAGAAGGAGACTCTATCGTAATATTTAATGAGAATGGAAAAAAAGTAGTGGAAGATAAGCAAAAAACCTATACTTCCGCCCTCTCTGTCTTTCAAAAATTTGCAAATCTTCCTCAATATACGATTCAAACAGCCAAAGGAAAAAAGAAAGTACATCTATTATATGGATGCTTTTATGTGCACAATATGCCCATGGCGATTGGTATACGCGCGGGAGGACTTATTACGGATAATCATTCCTATTTCTTGCCGATAGGAATTCAAGACGAAAGGAGATTAACATGA